DNA from Bacteroidales bacterium:
AAGAGAGTCTGAAGGCTGTCAACAGACTCAGTCCTGAAAGAGCATTGCTGGTAACCGAATTTTATAAAAGCGAAAAGGCGGCGGGCTTATCAGCACCGGTTGTGCGTGCTCTCTGCTTTGAACATATCATGAAAAACAAAGTGCTTTGGCTGGGAGAAGGAGAGCTGATTGTGGGCGAAAGGGGCCCTGCACCCAAAGCTACTCCGACCTATCCCGAAGTAGCTCTGCATTCGCTGGAAGATCTGAAAATTCTTGATTCTCGCCCCAAAGTGTCGTTTAAGGCCGATGAAGAAATGCTTTCGGCATACCGCGACGTGGTAATTCCCTTCTGGAAAGGAAAGAGCAACCGCGAAAAAATGATGTCTCTTCTTCCCCGCGAATGGCATGATGCCTACGAGGCAGGGATATTTACCGAATTTCAGGAACAGCGCTCTCCCGGACACACTGTCCTTGGCGATAAGATCTACCATAAAGGACTGACGGATCTCATACAGGAAGTCA
Protein-coding regions in this window:
- a CDS encoding formate C-acetyltransferase/glycerol dehydratase family glycyl radical enzyme, whose product is MNSRIQRLREESLKAVNRLSPERALLVTEFYKSEKAAGLSAPVVRALCFEHIMKNKVLWLGEGELIVGERGPAPKATPTYPEVALHSLEDLKILDSRPKVSFKADEEMLSAYRDVVIPFWKGKSNREKMMSLLPREWHDAYEAGIFTEFQEQRSPGHTVLGDKIYHKGLTDLIQEVRQNLESLDYINDPEAFEKREELTAMEMAARALMAYASRYAELLQEKAAVETNPERK